The DNA region ttttatgtagCTTATGATTAATCGTTCAATCATGATATATCCTAAATAATTCGATGTAAACATAGTCATAATCCCAAAACCAGGAAAGTATGAGAGTTCTTTCTATGTTTTCAAGACATCAAATGCATTTAACTTTGTACCTCATTTATGAATTaagaagaaattaagaagaaaattTCAAGGTTATATTATTATTCTTGGGTGATCCCTAAGAATTCAACAGCAACTTCATTTCTTGCTCGTGTACTTAAAATGTGCCTCATCATCAGTCCCTACAGCAACAACTTTCAATGACAAAATGATCACAACCACCGaatgaaaaactaaaaaaccaTGATATTTGAAACTACAGACAGAAAAAGCGAAAATCAAAACTCCACGCCACTGTAAAAAATCCAAACATAGAAATCTCAAGCTACGCTCCTAAAACCTCGTTTCAAATTGTCACTTTCAGCTACTAATACAAAACTCAGAGATTATAAAtgaagcaaaaatgaaaaaataaatacgaGTTTTCACCTGGATTTCCCTACGAATCTCGGAGAAATCGTAAAACCTTTTCCCAGACAAGTGTAGGAACTCGCCGTACTCTTCCTCGGAGCCGTCTGGCTTGCGCTTGGTCTGAACGAGCTGCAGAACGAGCGGGCGGCGCGTGCATATGTCGTTGCCGCGAGGGAGGAAGTCGCGGCCGACAAGGGCCTCCAGGACGCTGGACTTGCCACTGCTCTGGCTGCCGACCACCGCCACCTGAGGGAGGTCGATGGTGGACTGACTGCCGACGCGGGAGAAGATGTCCTGGAGGCGGTTCACGAGCGAGATCACGGAGGAGCCGAGCGGCGCGGTGGCGGCGGAAGATGATGGAGGAGGAGCTGTGGTGGCATCGTCCGCCATGATTGGATTGGATCAGTAAATGAGAAGAGAAGCAGCAGCAAGGGCAGAGGAAGGAACCCTAGCTAGGGTTTCTGTGATTTAGAGGCGGATGGGGGAGAAGAAGGGCTTGGTGAATGtgcctctcttctctcttactcTTCTCCTCTTCTTGTGTTTCAAAAAATTGAAGTTGAAACGAAAGAGGTGATCAAATAACAGAGAGTAAAGTAAAGATGTGATTGGTCCTTGTGAGCTGTGTGGGGCTTTCAACTACTTGCTGGAATTGCTGCAGTGGTTGTTTTCCAATTATACGCCAACGGAACCAGACACGGGGGCCAAATGGGTAACTCAGACTCCGTAATAATCATTTCAAGAAGAAGTCTTAaagtcagttttttttttttccaaaattactATTTATAAACCAATTAATCAAATACTCACTTAATAtctgtataaaaatataatcattattaattaatttatatttaaaatactttttaattaaaaaaataaaaaatatatatttaattgttaaaaaatattaatattaaaatagtatttattataaaaaatattgttcATACCTTCACTCAATATACAGCTAGACCTAAAGTGAATAAAACCTAATCTACAGACATTTGTCAGGTCAACACCAACCTGATCTTATAAAAGTTGGTCATAATGACGTTAGACTTGGAATTACTTAGCTGAATAAGTAATCATTTCTTACAATCTCTCTTACTCATCTACAAAGGAGATTTTAATAACTCCCCTAATAAAAGGGAACAACTACCCACCATCAAAGGTGGAACGACTTTAAAAGACAGTTATTAACTCTACAtctatatttataaatacattgATACCTTCAGATATAATTTGAACCCAATTTACTAAAAACCTGCATAAAATCTAtactaacttaagtatcagagtcCTTTGCAGGTACTACCCCCATCTCTGCTTACAAACAATTCGGAAGGATTCATTCTCGTTAGAGAAGACGTCGGACAAATCATCTAAAGGCATTTGTACCTCATGTTCAAGTCCAAAGCAACCCAATTTTAGGTAAACGTCAAAACATTGGCGTCATTGCCAGAGATATGGAAGTCTACACTCAATCATGACGGATGATCAACCTGAAGACGGACATACGACATTCGAGTCCGAACCAGAATATCACAACAACGATTGTGCAATAGTGATACTTCCACGTCAAGATAGAGCGGACGACTCAAATGGGAAGGGACTTCACAAAACCCTCAACCCAGATGGATAAACTCATAAATTCATCCACCTAAGGACATGGTGAACCAAAATCCGGCAAAACTTACAAGTTTGGTACACGGACATCATAGGCGGTTGGATCAGCTCGAGATGAAATTAAAGCGACAACGAGAATTTGAACAAGCTCTAAACAAGGAGGTACGACAACGAAGAGATCTGGAAGAAAAACTCGAGAAATTAAAGGCCAACCTTCGAGGTCAGAGACCTCATCCGGATCGGAAAGAAACTCCGTTTGGAGGTGAAGATCCATTCACGCAAAACATCATGCGGGCTAAGGTTCCCACGAACTTTAAAAATCCAGACATGAACATCTATGATAGAACGACCAACCCGAGACACCATCTTAATAACTTTAAAAGCCGAATATACttggctaatacgttggatacaaCTCGTTGCAAAGTTTTTTCTACGACGGTAACCAAGGTGACAATGAAGTGGTTTGACAGTTTGCTATCCCAGTCAGTAATTTGTTTCAACGACCTTGCAAGGAGTTCTTTACCCGATTCTCTTTTCATAAAGACAAGATCAAACACGCTTCAAGCATCCTAGGGGTCAAGTAAGAAGTCGGAGAAACTCTCCGAACTTACATAGAAAGATTCAATAAAAtatgtttgaaaatttaaattttgtctatAAAAACGGTTATAATAGGATTAGTCAATGGTCTCAAAGAAAATCTATTTTCACATTCCATATCGAAAAGGCACCCGACCTCTTTATGCGAGGTACAAGAGCAGGCCGAAAAGTAtattaacatggaagaaaatgctcgGACGAGAGATCCTGCTCCGAGATAACATAATCAATATTCGCTTTGAgacaaagataaaaaaagaagaagaatataaCTCAAACAAAACTCGAAGATACTACAATAAAATTTCTCAATCTCTTATTTATTAATTCGAACAATTTATTCTCATCAAAAAAAATATTGGACAAATTATTCAAAAACATTTAGACCTCACGATCAAGGCAAAAACAAccaaattttagataatttttgaaACAAGTATTAAACATAAgggaattattttttttatatttgtgtgaGATATATTATGAGTTTATGACTCTAATAAGAAAGAAAACATAAGCTCATTCTATTAATGTGGGGAACATTAATAttcttttctagtattttttcttgttattttcttttggAGTCAATATTGCAACCATGGCATGAGTCATGACATATATGTTGTTGCCTTGTTGGGCTTTCTGGTTATGATCTATCTGATCAGGCCTTATTGACATTAAATTTGGGTCACGAATTGGCCCACGGGACCTTGATGCATGGCATTCACAGTCACATCACACTGCTGAGTGCTGACTTGCTAAGAGCTAGTTGAGACGTTGACTGGTTTTGTTTATTTTATCGTTAGGAGGTagttagaaaaattttaaaaagaggaGCCACTTGAGACGTTGACTAGTTTTGTTTACTATCTTCCCACCAAACAAGTTTTGTTTACTTTCTCGTTAGTAGTTAGTTACGAAATCAGTAAGCAGAAGACATGAGAAAAAGAAATCTGTTTCAACTACCTTCCGAGAATCCTCATTTTCCCGCCAATTCCATGGCGCCACCTCCACTTTCTCGAGAAAACTCATTTCCCTTCCCAAATTTTCCCGGAATATTCCGCAACCACCCTCGCTGTCGATACCTCTGCGTCTCCACCGCATGCATCCTCCTCTACCTCCTTTACACCCTCACGAGCGTCTTCATCTCCGCACAGCTACTCTTCAACCTCGAGCTCCAagtctctctctatctctctctctcaaattctGGCTCACCGTTTTGATTTTTTGACCTTTTTGTCTCTTCTTTCGGTGATGCACAGCGCGATTTCGATGCGCCGCGCAGAGTAACGTTGCATTCTTCTAGAGTGTTCCACTCGCCGGAGGCATTCGAATTGGACTACGAGAAGATGGAGAAGGAGTTGAAGGTGTTCGTGTACCCTGACGGTGATCCTGAGACCTATTTCCACACGCCGAGGAAGCTCACCGGGAAATATTCCAGCGAAGGTTATTTCTTCAAGAACATCAAAGAAAGCCGTTTCTTCACTGCCGATCCTCTTCAAGCTCACCTATTCTTCATTCCTATTTCTTGCCACAAAATGCGAGGCAAGGTATGCATGCCCTAGTTTCACCTCCAAGAATGATTTGCATAATTCTCAGGGGTTAACTCACATCTCGCAACAAGAAACCTGTTCAATTGTGCAatatattttctgtttttatttattcaaatcaaTGTTTAGTTAGTTATTCTTGTATAGCAAATAGCTGAAATGTCAAATGTTCACAAATCACAACTTTTAGGTTGAAATTGCTTAATACATATAAAGCCAATTTTGCATTTGTGGAAGATTTTGGGTGCCACTTGTTTTCACAATTTCACAATTCTCATAATTGTTTCTCAAATCACGTAATCATTGAGGAGAACTGTTAATTTGTACATATCTAAGCccgaataaaattattcaaatactaTCAACAGATAATAGAATATGGAATATGCTTAGCAGATAGCACTACGCATGAATTCAACAACCTAGTGTCTAGCATAGTTCTCAATATAAGAGTCTAATGCGCGCATGTGAAGTATGCAGGGGTTGACTTATGAGCTTATGATTTATGAAGTTGGGAAGTATGTGGAGAGCCTAAAGTTCAAGTATCCTTATTGGAACAGAACATTGGGTGCTGATCACTTTTTTGTGACTTGCCATGATATCGGTGCCAAGGCTACGAATGGGGTTCCATATCTTGTCAAAAATTCCATTCGGGTGGTTTGTTCATCCAGTTATGACGGTTTGTTTATTCCACACAAAGATGTTACCCTCCCCCAAGTTCAGCTGCCATTTCTTCACCCTGCAGGTGGAAATGACATAAAGAGAAGGTGGAAATTGTTTTCTTACCATAAAATCGAATTCTTTTGCTTGTTAGAAACACAATTTTCAGTTAAGTCACCTGAAACTGTGCCATCTTTATGAATTTTAATACCAATTCCTATCCGGAAAATACTGCAGGAAAATACTTGCTTTCTGGGCTGGTCGCTCTGATTCTAAATTGAAAGATGAACTTGCAGCTGTGTGGGACAATGATACTGAACTTGACATTCAGAATAACAGAATTGACCGTCATGCTACTGGATCTATTGTTTATTTGGAGAAACTTTATAGATCCAAGTTTTGTTTGTGCCCTCACGGTCCTGTTGGTAGCAGCCGTATCGCGGACTCAATCCATTATGGCTGTGTTCCGGGTAAACTACATCTGCATGACTTTTGTTGCTCACTGATTACCCATCTCTTCTGTGAATTCAATCTTCTAAGTTCTAACAGAAATTCTTGTCCTCTATCTGCAGTAATCATGTCAAACTATTATGACTTGCCTTTTAATGAGATTCTGGATTGGAGGAAGTTTTCTGTAGTAGTGAAGGAAAGTGACCTTTATCAGCTCAAAGACATTCTGAGAAATATATCTGAGAAAGATTTTGTGACATTGAATCAGAATTTAGTAAAGGTAATAAGTTTCAGTTTCTGGTTTTTAAAAATATCAGTTAGCTGATAGTTGGTGCAATTATGGAATCATATCCGTCATGAAGCTACTTATGTTTGTGATTTAAGACAAAAATTTCATACGTTGAAATAAATCATGGCGTCTTGTAAGATGATAACACACtagttttaattttctgtttatgGTTCAGGTCCAGAAGCATTTCCAGTGGAATACACCTCCAGTTAGACTAGATGCGTTTCATATGGTCATGTATGAACTCTGGCTACGCCGCCATCTCACTAGGTACTTTTAAGAAGAAACTCAGACAATGATATCTGAAGCAAGGAGTTTTATTTGTACATACGATTCACAGTACGATGTGACCCCAACCTGTGAATCCCCACCGCAAGCTGTATCCTCAAAGTGAAACATGTTTGACCACTTAGAGAATTTGTGTGTAAAATGAGCATTAGGAAGGCAGTCTTCTCAGTAAAATAACAAATGTATATGTCTGCACGAAACCCCCCAAACCCTGCAGAGATAAAAGATATTTGGTGATAGAAGTCGGTGACTGTTAATTGTGAAACAAGAGATGCTGGTGTTGAGCTTGGAATCCATGTTAGGGAGAGTACTCCCATAATCTTTTTCAGCCAAAATACATCGTTCGTGGTAAATAAGACATTTCTGAAGCATCTAATTTTAGCTCTAACAAAGAAAAAATGAGACTTGGTTCTTCTTTTTTCATTGTGTCATTTAACCATGTGTCTAACGTGGCAAATCAAAACTAGTTCAATATTCCATTTGTTGATCCAATGCCAGAAAGGGTTCAAGAACCAATATGGTGCCTAAAACTAGATTTCAAGAAAtagtatattaaattttaaaagtcaTAAATCTCAATGATCAATATAGAGATTTAGTCCTACGATTAGAgtataaaagtattagagtataaAAGTATGAACTACGGACGATGTACTAAGACCATACTACGACTCCTTTGTCCAAACCAAATTCAAATCATCACAAACTCTTAAGTTGCATTTAGAAGGGAGAGACTCAGACAAAATTAAATCGTTTTATTGTGTTtggtataaaatatattagactATGTTATGTGTAAGTATCACGTTTGgtttaaaataaatatgagaattgaaaagtaaatttaaaatttgaaaagttaaataaaaatattttaaaaaaatgttattaaagttttcgTCTATAGAAATTTTAGTCTCTTCTATCTACACTTTCTGAAGTATTGAGtcccaaaaattttaatttcctttgtcTCCACTTTTTGTAAGTACTAAAAGAACTGAAATTTTATGTCTtggaactaaaattttaattctagtttctaaGCACCGAACACAATACTAAATTACAGCCTATCAATCTCAGTTCCAGTCTTTTAGAAACAAACAATGCCTTATAGACCGAAAAAATTTATCTCTACTCATTTTTAAAAACTCATCATTGTAGACAACAAAAGAGACATAACAAATGGTAAATTCACCATTATTTGTTTGTTAACACCAACCAGCTTTGACGAAAGAGCTTTATAAATGTGTACCCCTATTCTGTTCCGCCCGAATATAGTATAGTAATTCAAACTTCCCAATATCCAATAATGCAAAATCCAAACTACGTAGATGTCTAATACGATATTTGTATTCCCTCATAAAACGGTAAAGAAAATAAATTCACTTATATTTTGAAGAGTTAAGGGCAAAAACGgaactattcacaatatataaatCGAATCCAGTATTgataggatatacagaaatgagagagaaagagagagagaacctAAAAATCTAATTCTACAGTCATAATTCACATTGCTTCCAGAAATAATTTGTCTATAAAACACAAACCATCCCCAGAAGTCGTATGTTAGTTGAAGCAGCATAGCGTATTAGGTTGTATCACAGAAAATGCATGTGTGGATAATTGGCAACTCTCATAGCCAGTAAGTCCTCATGTTGGAATCATCAATGTCAATGTCAACCTGTAAGTGTGCTCACACAATTAACTGATCCACACACACAGGCTTTCAATTCAAGCCTTCAAGGGTCTCATCATGTTCTAAGAATTATGATTCATGATAAGTCATCAAAAACGAAAAAAGGTACCTGCTCATCAAAACAGGCAGGAATATCAAATTCTGTCCCAGAAGCGTCGGCAAAATCTTCAAGCTTATTATCCTGCAACCATCAAAAATATTACATACAAACTGCCAATTTCCAAATGTTAGGAGCTAATATTACCGCAAAACTCTTTCCAAACAAAAGAATACCTCTTGATGTATGCTGAGAGCATTATTCTCCATTTGGATAGATGAATCGTTGGTAACTGCTTCCGCAGTATCAACTGTATACTGTAAATCAGAGAATTCGACTTGATGACAAATATTCCAAAGTTGACATTTTTCAGTATATTCAAGACTACagcataaaattaaatttgatgacAAAATACTCCAATTTAGCTTCGTATCACATCCTTCGGTTATCTGGTCAATGGAATTTCTCATATGACCATATAAGACAATCATAGCTTCCACTGAGTAATAGAGGGATGAAAAACTTCTAGAACCTGATCATTGTTCCTCTCAGGTGACTGTCTCGAATCTATTGGCACAGGTTTGGCTTCCTCTAGGCAGATCTGATAGAAATAAAATTGAGTAAATATAATGAATGACAGTTCAATAGAACAGAATCAACTATCTATGTTCCACTCATGCAAGCAGAAGAACTCAATCTATATGAGCACATTTGATAAATAATGAGTAGCATTTTCCACATTAGGAAAAGCTTTATTAATTTGTTTAGTTCAATCCCATGGAAACATACATCCTCGTTCTGGTCAGGAGAAGAGTTCTCTGGTTCTGTTGGTGAAGGTTTTATATCAGCTGATGTATCCTGTTGATAAAGACAAATGattagaattaaaaatccaaaatcttCTGTTGagaattaattataataagaaaATCTGAATTAGGTGATCACTAGGAGCAAAATTATAGGTTCAACACATAGATTAAACTCATTTATAACTAATATATACTCGAATCATTTGTAACGTTATACAGGCTACAGCAGTATCTTCTAAACCAGGAAGACAAGACATTGTTAGGTAGCAATATTATAAAAACACCAGTACGAACCTGTCCATTTTGTTCAAAGGTGATTCTTGATGCTTTGCTGAGATCTCTCAGAGTTCCCTTCAGTTCAATTAAGCATGTAATTAATGATAAGTAATAGCATGATATAGATAAGATTACTGTAATCGCATTCGGCGACATGGGAAAATGCAATTAAATTATTCATGCATGCTCATGACAATCcataaaagcaaaataaacaCCTTTCAAACAATTGCAATTCCATGTTATGAGTTGATAACAACAACAGGCATAAATGTTGGATGGA from Arachis hypogaea cultivar Tifrunner chromosome 10, arahy.Tifrunner.gnm2.J5K5, whole genome shotgun sequence includes:
- the LOC112714799 gene encoding probable glycosyltransferase At5g03795, with the translated sequence MRKRNLFQLPSENPHFPANSMAPPPLSRENSFPFPNFPGIFRNHPRCRYLCVSTACILLYLLYTLTSVFISAQLLFNLELQRDFDAPRRVTLHSSRVFHSPEAFELDYEKMEKELKVFVYPDGDPETYFHTPRKLTGKYSSEGYFFKNIKESRFFTADPLQAHLFFIPISCHKMRGKGLTYELMIYEVGKYVESLKFKYPYWNRTLGADHFFVTCHDIGAKATNGVPYLVKNSIRVVCSSSYDGLFIPHKDVTLPQVQLPFLHPAGGNDIKRRKILAFWAGRSDSKLKDELAAVWDNDTELDIQNNRIDRHATGSIVYLEKLYRSKFCLCPHGPVGSSRIADSIHYGCVPVIMSNYYDLPFNEILDWRKFSVVVKESDLYQLKDILRNISEKDFVTLNQNLVKVQKHFQWNTPPVRLDAFHMVMYELWLRRHLTRYF